One region of Desulfofalx alkaliphila DSM 12257 genomic DNA includes:
- a CDS encoding ECF transporter S component, translating into MIWQKFIARFSVLDLITIAMISAMGIATKPIIVPIAHIITGPLLIPGGVVAGGFYMMWPVLGAGLVGKGGAATLIGFVQALLIFGTGLFGSHGVMTLVSYTLPGVTIDLALWLIRHRVCCLPCAFLAGMAANICGATLVNILFFRLPLVPLMLALTVAALSGGLGGIIAYKVLLQLKKTGLVQKTLDDGNSTP; encoded by the coding sequence ATGATATGGCAAAAGTTTATTGCTAGATTTTCGGTGTTAGACTTAATTACTATTGCCATGATTTCGGCTATGGGCATTGCTACCAAGCCAATTATTGTGCCCATTGCCCATATTATAACTGGGCCGTTGCTTATTCCCGGTGGGGTTGTGGCAGGCGGGTTTTATATGATGTGGCCGGTACTGGGGGCCGGTCTTGTAGGAAAAGGCGGAGCGGCCACTTTAATAGGCTTTGTACAGGCATTATTAATATTTGGTACGGGTCTTTTTGGTTCCCATGGGGTAATGACGTTAGTTAGTTATACATTGCCCGGCGTGACCATTGACCTGGCACTGTGGCTAATAAGACATAGAGTTTGCTGCTTACCATGCGCATTTTTAGCTGGTATGGCGGCTAATATTTGTGGCGCTACCCTGGTAAATATACTTTTTTTTCGCTTGCCTTTGGTGCCCTTAATGCTTGCTTTAACGGTGGCTGCCCTGTCTGGTGGATTGGGAGGTATTATTGCTTATAAGGTATTGCTTCAGTTGAAAAAAACAGGACTTGTGCAAAAGACACTGGATGATGGTAACAGTACACCATAA
- a CDS encoding molybdopterin-dependent oxidoreductase, with product MNINNRLVYWSIGLLIVMAVALIYLMPSMDEQSDSLTIIKKGQQVKIFTMEEIKALPAVTRQVTIRSASEGINTYNFTGTPVREVLIKADEEILQGSKEVTVKGMDYFTVVFACEEIMEDDNVLLVYAQDDQPLGDRSSGGTGPFRIIILRDQFGMRAVKYVDTLEVN from the coding sequence GTGAACATAAACAATAGGTTAGTTTATTGGTCAATAGGTTTATTAATTGTGATGGCTGTAGCGCTAATATATCTAATGCCGAGTATGGATGAGCAAAGTGACAGTTTGACTATTATCAAAAAAGGTCAGCAAGTAAAAATATTTACAATGGAAGAGATTAAAGCGCTGCCGGCGGTAACCAGACAGGTAACCATTCGTTCAGCCAGTGAAGGAATAAACACCTATAACTTTACCGGTACACCGGTGCGGGAAGTTCTAATTAAGGCGGATGAAGAGATATTGCAGGGTAGTAAAGAGGTCACTGTTAAGGGCATGGACTATTTTACGGTGGTATTTGCCTGTGAGGAAATTATGGAAGATGATAATGTGCTGTTGGTTTATGCCCAGGATGATCAACCCTTGGGAGACAGATCCAGTGGTGGTACCGGACCATTCCGAATTATCATTTTAAGAGATCAGTTTGGCATGAGAGCGGTAAAATATGTTGACACCTTGGAGGTTAACTGA
- a CDS encoding 4Fe-4S binding protein, with the protein MTRKQSKIEKLRLRVQLLIFAVVCLSFIIYRLYLNGIIDFKLFSIHTLTPFGGLGMMYHWLIDSTYVLDYTTPSFLLATAIIILALLGTRFFCGWICPFGSLNDYINQKDYELPAKTDAFLRYIKYFVLFFIIFSKILVGTCVLTGFDPWIAFANIPALPGAFKEIPYAFLVLLLVLIGAFFIKRFFCRYLCPLGALQGILVGTGLVRLKRQGAIICNNCYNCSIQCPVNLKPGIQRSIDLAECIGCLRCTGDNCSRGTTLLEMTFMNKRLKPYPYLTIAFLLFFGIYLGVGYNGTLGASGTADSSIISRNIYHDGIYYGTGVGFAPGLRVKIEVANGQIIKIDVVKHSETSGYYEEAFIKITDGIINSQSTEVDVISGATYTCKGVIEAVEDALEEARP; encoded by the coding sequence CAAAGCAAGATAGAAAAATTGCGCCTGAGAGTCCAATTGTTAATATTTGCGGTGGTGTGCCTTTCTTTTATTATTTACAGGCTATATTTAAACGGAATAATAGACTTCAAGCTATTCAGCATACATACATTAACCCCCTTTGGTGGGTTAGGAATGATGTATCATTGGCTGATAGATAGCACCTATGTGTTAGATTATACTACGCCGTCTTTTTTATTGGCCACTGCCATTATCATACTGGCACTACTGGGCACCCGTTTTTTTTGTGGTTGGATATGTCCCTTCGGTTCACTAAACGATTATATCAATCAGAAAGATTATGAGTTGCCCGCAAAAACTGATGCTTTCCTGCGCTACATTAAGTATTTTGTACTGTTCTTTATTATTTTTTCAAAAATACTTGTAGGAACATGTGTATTGACCGGTTTTGATCCCTGGATCGCATTTGCCAATATTCCAGCATTACCCGGTGCTTTTAAAGAAATACCCTATGCTTTTCTGGTATTATTGCTGGTTCTTATCGGGGCATTTTTTATCAAACGATTTTTTTGTCGTTATCTTTGTCCGTTGGGTGCTCTGCAAGGCATATTGGTTGGCACCGGCCTTGTTAGATTAAAAAGACAAGGGGCAATAATATGTAATAATTGTTACAACTGTTCAATCCAATGCCCGGTAAATTTAAAACCCGGTATACAGCGGAGTATAGATTTAGCAGAATGTATTGGTTGCCTGAGATGCACTGGGGATAATTGTTCCAGAGGAACAACTCTCCTTGAAATGACCTTCATGAATAAAAGATTAAAACCGTATCCTTATTTGACGATCGCTTTTTTATTATTTTTTGGCATTTATTTAGGTGTTGGGTATAACGGCACCTTGGGTGCCAGCGGTACTGCCGATAGTAGCATAATATCCCGCAATATCTATCATGATGGGATCTACTACGGCACAGGAGTAGGTTTTGCCCCAGGGCTGAGGGTGAAAATTGAGGTTGCCAATGGACAGATAATTAAAATCGATGTTGTAAAGCATTCAGAGACCAGTGGTTATTATGAAGAAGCATTTATCAAAATAACTGACGGGATTATTAATAGTCAATCCACCGAAGTGGATGTGATATCCGGTGCCACTTATACCTGTAAAGGTGTTATTGAAGCAGTTGAAGATGCGCTAGAAGAAGCAAGACCATAA